One window from the genome of Streptomyces cadmiisoli encodes:
- the tatA gene encoding Sec-independent protein translocase subunit TatA: MFGRLGPTEIILILVVIILLFGAKKLPDMARSLGKSARILKSEAKAMKEDGKSSAPADPPKADDDQQPAQRIIQAAPGDVTSSRPVSEPTDTTKR; this comes from the coding sequence ATGTTCGGAAGGCTCGGACCCACCGAGATCATTCTCATCCTCGTCGTCATCATCCTGCTGTTCGGCGCGAAGAAGCTTCCGGACATGGCGCGCTCCCTCGGCAAGTCCGCGCGCATCCTCAAGAGCGAGGCGAAGGCGATGAAGGAGGACGGCAAGTCCTCCGCCCCGGCGGACCCGCCGAAGGCCGACGACGACCAGCAGCCCGCTCAGCGCATCATCCAGGCCGCACCCGGCGACGTGACCAGCTCCCGCCCGGTCTCCGAGCCGACGGACACGACCAAGCGCTGA
- the tatC gene encoding twin-arginine translocase subunit TatC, whose product MLKSARKQEKDPEGRMPLAEHLRELRNRLAKALLAIILVTVVAAFFYNDIINFFTEPILDSVGCSQSFEELARSAGDKAEPCAQITINGLLTPFTLALKVSLMAGVVLASPVWLYQLWAFVAPGLHRHEKKYAYAFVATGFPLFLCGAYFAYAVLPTTANVLIEFTPFGVDNLLPLDDLLDLVTRMVIVFGLSFELPLLLVMLNFTGAISGKRMLGWWRGMIMGITVFAAVATPSTDPLTMMALAGPIWILYFTAVAVALANDRRRRRREALEPDDDEASDLDLTPEQVGEVETVSAHRALPEQSSKDRVNGYDDVT is encoded by the coding sequence TTGCTGAAGTCTGCCCGCAAGCAGGAGAAGGATCCCGAGGGGCGGATGCCCCTCGCGGAGCACCTCCGTGAGCTCCGCAACCGGCTCGCGAAGGCCTTGCTGGCGATCATCCTCGTTACGGTCGTCGCCGCTTTCTTCTACAACGACATCATCAACTTCTTCACCGAGCCGATCCTCGACTCGGTGGGTTGCTCGCAGTCCTTCGAGGAACTCGCGCGGTCCGCAGGCGACAAGGCGGAGCCGTGCGCGCAGATCACCATCAACGGTCTGCTCACCCCCTTCACACTCGCGCTGAAGGTGTCCCTGATGGCCGGTGTCGTGCTGGCCTCCCCGGTCTGGCTCTACCAGCTGTGGGCCTTCGTGGCGCCGGGTCTGCACCGGCACGAGAAGAAGTACGCCTACGCGTTCGTCGCCACCGGCTTCCCGCTGTTCCTCTGCGGTGCCTACTTCGCCTACGCGGTGCTGCCGACCACGGCGAACGTCCTGATCGAGTTCACACCGTTCGGCGTCGACAACCTGCTGCCGCTGGACGATCTGCTCGACCTCGTGACCCGCATGGTCATCGTCTTCGGCCTCTCCTTCGAGCTGCCCCTGCTGCTGGTGATGCTCAACTTCACCGGTGCCATCTCCGGCAAGCGGATGCTCGGCTGGTGGCGCGGCATGATCATGGGCATCACGGTCTTCGCGGCCGTCGCCACGCCCAGCACGGACCCGCTGACCATGATGGCGCTGGCCGGGCCGATCTGGATCCTGTACTTCACCGCCGTGGCCGTCGCGCTGGCCAACGACCGGCGCAGGCGCCGCCGCGAGGCGCTGGAGCCCGACGACGACGAGGCCTCCGACCTCGATCTGACCCCCGAGCAGGTCGGCGAGGTCGAGACCGTGAGCGCGCACCGCGCCCTGCCCGAGCAGTCGAGCAAGGACCGGGTCAACGGTTATGACGACGTGACCTGA
- a CDS encoding FKBP-type peptidyl-prolyl cis-trans isomerase — MSIEKPEIDFPGGEPPKDLEIKDIWEGDGPEAKAGDTVSVHYVGVAFSTGEEFDASWNRGTPLQFQLGIGQVIPGWDKGVQGMKVGGRRQLIIPAHLAYGDRGAGGGRIAPGETLIFVCDLVAV; from the coding sequence GTGAGCATCGAGAAGCCCGAGATCGACTTCCCCGGTGGCGAGCCCCCGAAGGACCTCGAGATCAAGGACATCTGGGAGGGTGACGGGCCGGAGGCCAAGGCGGGCGACACCGTCTCCGTCCACTACGTGGGCGTGGCCTTCTCCACCGGTGAGGAGTTCGACGCCTCCTGGAACCGCGGCACGCCGCTCCAGTTCCAGCTCGGCATCGGCCAGGTCATCCCCGGATGGGACAAGGGCGTGCAGGGCATGAAGGTCGGCGGGCGCCGCCAGCTGATCATCCCCGCGCACCTCGCCTACGGCGACCGTGGCGCCGGTGGCGGCCGGATCGCCCCGGGCGAGACGCTGATCTTCGTCTGCGACCTGGTCGCGGTCTGA
- a CDS encoding DUF742 domain-containing protein yields MTPPQRQRRYPTQQEPPPQPVKQGEGHNPERLYTITGEDGARVPLDLVTLIVANADPPLSATPEQAALLRLCSAPLSVAELSAYLNLPFSVVTVLLTELLTAELVQARAPIVRQAVPDRSLLEAVMHGLQKL; encoded by the coding sequence ATGACTCCTCCGCAACGCCAGAGGCGTTACCCCACCCAGCAGGAACCGCCACCGCAACCCGTCAAGCAGGGCGAGGGCCACAACCCCGAGCGGCTCTACACCATCACGGGCGAGGACGGCGCGCGGGTTCCGCTGGATCTGGTGACGTTGATCGTGGCGAACGCCGACCCGCCCCTTTCCGCGACACCGGAGCAGGCGGCGCTGCTCCGGCTCTGTTCGGCCCCCCTGTCCGTGGCCGAACTCTCGGCCTATCTGAACCTGCCGTTCAGCGTGGTGACCGTCCTGCTCACCGAGCTGCTGACGGCCGAGCTGGTGCAGGCACGCGCCCCGATCGTCCGTCAGGCGGTGCCCGACCGTTCCCTCCTCGAAGCGGTGATGCATGGACTTCAAAAGCTCTGA
- a CDS encoding GTP-binding protein: MDFKSSDTIPGPRAEDHLPHTAQAAVKIVIVGGFGVGKTTMVGSVSEIRPLTTEETMTQAGIGVDDNYGSESKTATTVAMDFGRISITDQLVLYLFGTPGQERFWFLWNGLFEGALGAVVLVDTRRLEVSFDVMGRLEERGVPFVVALNSFPDAPRYPLEDLRAALDLPEAIPIVECDVRRRASSRDVLMTLMRFLHSIALTGKLA; the protein is encoded by the coding sequence ATGGACTTCAAAAGCTCTGACACCATCCCGGGCCCCCGTGCGGAGGATCACCTCCCGCACACGGCCCAGGCCGCGGTGAAGATCGTGATCGTCGGCGGATTCGGTGTCGGAAAGACGACCATGGTCGGCTCGGTCAGCGAGATCCGGCCGCTGACCACCGAGGAGACCATGACCCAGGCCGGCATCGGGGTCGACGACAACTACGGCTCCGAGTCCAAGACCGCCACCACGGTGGCGATGGACTTCGGCCGCATCAGCATCACGGACCAGCTGGTGCTGTACCTGTTCGGCACTCCCGGCCAGGAGCGTTTCTGGTTCCTGTGGAACGGGCTGTTCGAGGGGGCCCTCGGCGCGGTCGTCCTGGTCGACACCCGGCGTCTGGAGGTCAGCTTCGACGTCATGGGACGGCTGGAGGAGCGCGGGGTGCCGTTCGTGGTCGCTCTCAACTCCTTCCCGGACGCGCCCCGTTACCCCCTGGAGGACCTGCGGGCCGCACTCGACCTGCCCGAGGCCATCCCCATCGTCGAGTGCGACGTGCGCCGTCGGGCCTCCAGCCGGGACGTCCTGATGACCCTGATGCGCTTCCTGCACTCCATCGCCCTGACGGGCAAGCTCGCCTGA
- a CDS encoding helix-turn-helix transcriptional regulator, with translation MAGKPARPANAIDQTRRMLSLVTYLRERPGARIEDVARAFGITEDELVSDLDLLPMCGTSFRGGDLLDIDTDGERIWWHNPAALGAEAAEPLRLAADEATALLVAARAVATLPGLRESDRQALLRATAKVEAAAGEAAGASSRLSVTFESEGGVFADVDRAISERRRLWIRYYSPARDEVTEREVDPIRLVSVGHTYLEGWCYRSEARRTFRLDRVAEIRILDEPSAPPEIELRDLSEGLVQPAAEDPEVVVEVGPAGRWVAEYYPHDSADELPDGGLRITLRTPDPASLRRLALRLGHDGRIVAPQELADSARQAARDALAAYDGIEVTAPREGRDRADDGQYDRQEQG, from the coding sequence GTGGCTGGCAAACCCGCACGGCCGGCGAACGCCATCGACCAGACCCGGCGGATGCTCTCCCTGGTCACCTACCTCAGGGAGCGGCCCGGCGCCCGGATCGAGGACGTCGCCCGCGCCTTCGGCATCACCGAGGACGAGCTGGTCTCGGACCTCGATCTGCTGCCCATGTGCGGCACGAGCTTCCGCGGCGGCGACCTGCTCGACATCGACACCGACGGCGAGCGCATCTGGTGGCACAACCCTGCCGCCCTCGGCGCGGAGGCGGCCGAGCCGCTGCGGCTCGCCGCCGACGAGGCCACCGCCCTGCTGGTGGCCGCGCGTGCCGTGGCCACCCTGCCCGGCCTGCGCGAGAGCGACCGGCAGGCGCTGCTGCGCGCCACCGCCAAGGTGGAGGCCGCCGCCGGTGAGGCGGCCGGCGCCAGCTCCCGGCTGTCGGTCACCTTCGAATCGGAGGGCGGCGTCTTCGCGGACGTCGACCGGGCGATCTCGGAGCGCCGCCGGCTGTGGATCAGGTACTACTCGCCGGCCCGTGACGAGGTCACCGAGCGCGAGGTCGACCCGATCCGCCTGGTCAGCGTCGGCCACACCTATCTCGAGGGCTGGTGCTACCGCTCCGAGGCGCGCCGCACCTTCCGGCTCGACCGGGTCGCCGAGATCCGGATCCTCGACGAGCCGTCCGCTCCGCCCGAGATCGAGCTGCGGGACCTGTCCGAGGGGCTCGTGCAGCCCGCGGCGGAGGACCCGGAGGTCGTCGTCGAGGTCGGTCCCGCCGGACGCTGGGTCGCCGAGTACTACCCGCACGACAGCGCCGATGAGCTTCCGGACGGCGGGCTGCGTATCACCCTGCGGACCCCCGACCCCGCGTCGCTGCGCCGACTGGCGCTGCGCCTCGGGCACGACGGGCGGATCGTCGCCCCCCAGGAGCTGGCCGACAGCGCCCGGCAGGCGGCCCGCGACGCCCTGGCGGCGTACGACGGGATCGAGGTGACGGCTCCGCGCGAGGGGCGGGACCGGGCGGACGACGGGCAGTACGACAGGCAGGAGCAGGGATGA
- a CDS encoding roadblock/LC7 domain-containing protein, with protein sequence MIQQRGNFDWMLKELDDGVPGIEMIVVLSADGLRIARHGGDPDAADRVAAACAGLQSLTSAVAQEIPDSDGEMKLVVVEIDGGYFYLMAAGANAYLAVLADVRCEPGHMSARMRDLVVRIGAHLTSPPRRNGRQTV encoded by the coding sequence GTGATTCAGCAGCGAGGGAACTTCGACTGGATGCTCAAGGAGCTGGACGACGGGGTCCCGGGCATCGAGATGATCGTGGTGCTCTCCGCCGACGGACTGCGCATCGCCCGGCACGGCGGGGACCCCGACGCCGCCGACCGGGTCGCCGCCGCCTGCGCCGGACTCCAGAGCCTGACGAGCGCCGTCGCCCAGGAGATCCCGGACAGCGACGGCGAGATGAAGCTGGTGGTCGTCGAGATCGACGGCGGCTACTTCTATCTGATGGCCGCGGGCGCCAACGCCTACCTCGCGGTGCTCGCCGACGTCCGGTGCGAACCGGGCCACATGAGCGCCCGCATGCGTGACCTCGTCGTGCGGATCGGTGCCCATCTGACCAGTCCGCCCAGGCGCAACGGGCGGCAGACCGTATGA
- a CDS encoding DEAD/DEAH box helicase: MIVLLSVPPGTLESTMTEDLSPAERYAASRRRAVEQATALASFREMYDFGLDPFQIEACQALESGKGVLVAAPTGSGKTIVGEFAVHLALQEGKKCFYTTPIKALSNQKYADLCRRYGSDRVGLLTGDNSVNSDAPVVVMTTEVLRNMLYAGSQTLLGLGYVVMDEVHYLSDRFRGAVWEEVIIHLPESVTLVSLSATVSNAEEFGDWLDTVRGDTEVIVSEHRPVPLFQHVLAGRRMYDLFEEGEGNKKAVNPDLTRMARMEATRPSYQDRRRGRAMREADRERERRQRSRVWTPSRPEVIERLDSEGLLPAITFIFSRAACEAAVQQCLYAGLRLNDDEARAKVRALVEERTASIPTEDLHVLGYYEWLEGLERGIAAHHAGMLPTFKEVVEELFVRGLVKAVFATETLALGINMPARSVVLEKLVKWNGEQHADITPGEYTQLTGRAGRRGIDVEGHAVVLWQRGMSPEHLAGLAGTRTYPLRSSFKPSYNMAVNLVEQFGRHRSRELLETSFAQFQADKSVVGISRQVQRNEEGLEGYRASMTCHLGDFDEYARLRRELKDRETELARQGASQRRAEAAVALEKLKPGDVIHVPTGKYAGLALVLDPGLPAGRSNGHRGFEYHDGPRPLVLTAERQVKRLASIDFPVPVEALERMRIPKSFNPRSPQSRRDLASALRTKAGHIPPERQRKKRSQAADDREIARLRAALRAHPCHGCDDREDHARWAERYHRLLRDTSQLERRIEGRTNTIARTFDRIVALLTELDYLRDDQVTEHGKRLARLYGELDLLASECLRAGVWEGLEPAELAACVSALVYEARVGDDAMAPKLPSGRAKAALGEMVRIWGRLDAMEEEFRITQTEGVGQREPDLGFAWAAYMWAGGKGLDEVLREAEMPAGDFVRWCKQVIDVLGQIQGAAPPESTVGKSARKAVDGLLRGVVAYSSVG; encoded by the coding sequence ATGATCGTCCTGTTGTCGGTGCCGCCCGGTACGCTCGAAAGCACGATGACAGAGGACCTCTCACCGGCCGAGCGGTACGCGGCGTCACGTCGGCGTGCCGTCGAGCAGGCCACCGCGCTCGCCTCCTTCCGCGAGATGTACGACTTCGGCCTGGACCCGTTCCAGATCGAGGCCTGCCAGGCACTCGAATCCGGCAAGGGCGTACTGGTGGCCGCGCCCACCGGCTCGGGCAAGACGATCGTCGGCGAGTTCGCCGTCCACCTCGCCCTCCAGGAGGGCAAGAAGTGCTTCTACACGACGCCCATCAAGGCGTTGTCGAACCAGAAGTACGCCGATCTGTGCCGTCGTTACGGCAGTGACCGGGTCGGTCTGCTCACCGGCGACAACAGTGTCAACTCCGACGCGCCGGTGGTCGTGATGACCACCGAGGTCCTGCGGAACATGCTGTACGCCGGTTCGCAGACCCTCCTCGGCCTCGGGTACGTGGTCATGGACGAGGTGCACTACCTGTCCGACCGCTTCCGCGGCGCGGTGTGGGAAGAGGTGATCATCCACCTGCCGGAGTCGGTGACGCTGGTGTCGCTGTCCGCGACCGTGTCGAACGCCGAGGAGTTCGGCGACTGGCTCGACACCGTCCGCGGCGACACCGAGGTGATCGTCTCCGAGCACCGCCCGGTGCCGCTGTTCCAGCACGTGCTCGCCGGGCGCCGGATGTACGACCTGTTCGAGGAGGGCGAGGGCAACAAGAAGGCCGTCAATCCCGACCTCACGCGCATGGCGCGCATGGAGGCGACCCGCCCGTCGTACCAGGACCGCAGACGGGGCCGCGCAATGCGCGAGGCCGACCGCGAGCGGGAGCGGCGGCAGCGGTCGCGGGTGTGGACGCCGAGCCGGCCCGAGGTGATCGAGCGGCTCGACTCCGAGGGGCTGCTCCCCGCGATCACGTTCATCTTCAGCCGGGCCGCCTGCGAGGCGGCCGTCCAGCAGTGCCTGTACGCGGGCCTGCGGCTGAACGACGACGAGGCGCGGGCGAAGGTGCGCGCCCTGGTGGAGGAGCGCACGGCGTCCATTCCCACCGAGGACCTGCACGTCCTCGGCTACTACGAGTGGCTGGAGGGCCTGGAGCGCGGTATAGCCGCTCACCACGCGGGCATGCTGCCGACCTTCAAGGAGGTCGTCGAGGAACTGTTCGTCAGGGGACTGGTCAAGGCGGTCTTCGCGACCGAGACGCTGGCGCTCGGCATCAACATGCCGGCCCGGTCGGTGGTGCTGGAGAAGCTCGTCAAGTGGAACGGCGAGCAGCACGCCGACATCACCCCCGGCGAGTACACGCAGCTGACGGGGCGTGCCGGACGCCGCGGCATCGATGTCGAGGGCCACGCCGTGGTGCTGTGGCAGCGGGGGATGAGCCCCGAGCACCTGGCGGGCCTGGCCGGCACGCGCACCTATCCGCTGCGGTCCAGCTTCAAGCCGTCGTACAACATGGCGGTCAACCTCGTCGAGCAGTTCGGCCGGCACCGCTCGCGCGAGCTGCTGGAGACCTCCTTCGCACAGTTCCAGGCCGACAAGTCGGTGGTCGGGATCTCGCGGCAGGTGCAGCGCAACGAGGAGGGGCTGGAGGGCTACAGGGCATCCATGACCTGCCACCTCGGCGACTTCGACGAGTACGCGCGACTGCGGCGGGAGCTGAAGGACCGGGAGACCGAGCTGGCCCGGCAGGGCGCGTCCCAGCGGCGGGCCGAGGCCGCCGTGGCGCTGGAGAAGCTCAAGCCCGGCGACGTCATCCACGTGCCGACCGGGAAGTACGCGGGGCTGGCGCTCGTGCTGGACCCGGGACTGCCGGCCGGCCGCTCCAACGGGCACCGCGGATTCGAGTACCACGACGGTCCGCGCCCGCTGGTGCTCACCGCCGAGCGGCAGGTCAAGCGGCTCGCGTCGATCGACTTCCCGGTGCCGGTCGAGGCGCTGGAGCGGATGCGGATCCCCAAGTCGTTCAACCCCCGCTCGCCGCAGTCCCGCCGGGACCTGGCGTCCGCACTGCGTACCAAGGCCGGGCACATTCCGCCGGAGCGGCAGCGCAAGAAGCGGTCGCAGGCCGCCGACGACCGGGAGATCGCCCGGCTGCGCGCCGCGCTGCGGGCGCACCCCTGTCACGGGTGCGACGACCGCGAGGACCACGCGCGGTGGGCCGAGCGGTACCACCGGCTGCTGCGGGACACCTCGCAGCTGGAGCGGCGCATCGAAGGGCGGACGAACACCATCGCGCGCACCTTCGACCGGATCGTGGCGCTGCTGACCGAACTCGACTACCTGCGGGACGACCAGGTGACCGAGCACGGCAAGCGGCTGGCCCGGCTCTACGGCGAGCTGGACCTGCTGGCGAGCGAGTGCCTGCGGGCCGGAGTCTGGGAGGGCCTGGAGCCCGCCGAACTGGCCGCGTGCGTCTCGGCGCTGGTGTACGAGGCGCGGGTCGGCGACGACGCGATGGCGCCGAAGCTGCCGTCGGGCCGGGCCAAGGCGGCGCTCGGCGAGATGGTGCGGATCTGGGGGCGGCTCGACGCCATGGAGGAGGAGTTCCGGATCACCCAGACCGAGGGCGTCGGCCAGCGCGAGCCCGATCTCGGCTTCGCCTGGGCCGCGTACATGTGGGCCGGTGGCAAGGGGCTCGACGAGGTGCTGCGCGAGGCGGAGATGCCGGCCGGCGACTTCGTACGGTGGTGCAAGCAGGTGATCGACGTGCTGGGCCAGATCCAGGGCGCCGCGCCCCCGGAGTCGACGGTGGGCAAGAGCGCGCGCAAGGCGGTCGACGGGCTGCTGCGGGGGGTCGTGGCCTACTCGTCGGTGGGCTGA
- a CDS encoding sensor histidine kinase: protein MVSVQSPPGRRELPYARVLLLPAILMAAATGAAVALVAQPARTAVGLCGGIATVLVIATAAEAVRRGRALRDLRAEHARHTGYLERRIAAHDAQINRVTDEHLPAALRRLRYGNSPPEVLRQLGEENPDFKALPEAQQQLIKMVLRIVDHEEALRDSSERSFVSVARRVQAIVHQQAKELREMEEDHGRNPEVFDDLLRIDHGNALIGRLADSVSVLGGGRPGRQWPRPVALYSVLRGAMSRILEYRRINLASIAKVNIRGTAVEPVIHAAAELLDNATRYSPPNTKVHVTATEVQTGVAIEIEDAGVSLSEEARKRAEGMLERAKAGVDLQDIGDSPRLGLAVVGRLCSAHNMQVSLRASAYGGVRAILVVPSEMLTSEPGVGLAHGIGATAVPQTTPGTLEGPKRTPKKRRPTSPRIPATVSMEDEVPEVTEWTAQGLPQRRSRMKVPLDQRLAEQAAIEKAAREGDEKALRWMQPRPEAAPEPTKPKKQDREPGLGFEAFWEGLKEATPPGVHPTAFTRDPAAFTHLIKDPARTEADDEGNLK from the coding sequence ATGGTGAGTGTTCAATCCCCACCCGGACGCCGTGAACTTCCCTACGCGCGCGTGCTGTTGCTGCCGGCGATACTGATGGCCGCGGCGACCGGCGCGGCCGTCGCCCTCGTGGCGCAGCCGGCCCGGACCGCGGTCGGTCTGTGCGGCGGCATCGCCACCGTTCTGGTGATCGCCACCGCGGCCGAGGCGGTGCGCCGCGGCCGAGCGCTGCGGGACCTGCGAGCCGAACACGCCCGGCACACCGGTTACCTGGAGCGGCGCATCGCCGCCCACGACGCCCAGATCAACCGGGTCACCGACGAACACCTGCCGGCCGCGCTGCGCCGGCTGCGCTACGGCAACTCGCCGCCGGAGGTGCTGCGCCAACTCGGCGAGGAGAACCCCGACTTCAAGGCCCTTCCCGAAGCGCAGCAGCAGCTGATCAAGATGGTGCTGCGGATCGTCGACCACGAGGAAGCCCTCCGCGACTCCTCCGAGCGCTCCTTCGTCAGCGTCGCCCGGCGCGTCCAGGCGATCGTCCACCAGCAGGCCAAGGAACTCCGGGAGATGGAGGAGGACCACGGCCGCAACCCCGAGGTCTTCGACGACCTGCTGCGCATCGACCACGGCAACGCGCTGATCGGCCGCCTCGCCGACTCCGTCTCGGTCCTCGGCGGCGGTCGCCCCGGCCGCCAGTGGCCCCGGCCCGTCGCCCTCTACAGCGTGCTGCGCGGCGCGATGTCCCGGATCCTGGAGTACCGCCGGATCAATCTCGCCTCCATCGCCAAGGTCAACATCCGCGGGACCGCGGTCGAGCCGGTCATCCACGCCGCCGCCGAACTCCTCGACAACGCCACCCGCTACTCGCCGCCCAACACCAAGGTGCACGTCACCGCGACCGAGGTGCAGACCGGCGTCGCCATCGAGATCGAGGACGCCGGCGTCAGCCTCAGCGAGGAGGCCCGCAAGCGGGCCGAGGGCATGCTGGAGCGCGCCAAGGCCGGCGTCGACCTCCAGGACATCGGTGACAGCCCGCGCCTGGGACTCGCCGTCGTGGGCCGGCTCTGCTCGGCGCACAACATGCAGGTCTCGCTGCGCGCCTCCGCGTACGGCGGCGTCCGCGCCATCCTCGTCGTACCGAGCGAGATGCTGACCAGCGAGCCCGGCGTCGGCCTCGCCCACGGCATCGGCGCCACCGCCGTGCCGCAGACCACGCCCGGCACGCTGGAGGGCCCCAAGCGCACCCCCAAGAAGCGCCGCCCCACCAGCCCCCGCATCCCCGCCACGGTCTCCATGGAGGACGAGGTCCCCGAGGTCACCGAGTGGACCGCGCAGGGTCTGCCGCAGCGCCGCAGCCGGATGAAGGTCCCGCTGGACCAGCGGCTCGCCGAGCAGGCGGCGATCGAGAAGGCGGCCCGGGAGGGCGACGAGAAGGCACTGCGCTGGATGCAGCCCCGTCCCGAAGCCGCGCCCGAGCCGACCAAGCCGAAGAAGCAGGACCGCGAACCAGGACTGGGCTTCGAAGCCTTCTGGGAGGGCCTGAAGGAGGCCACCCCGCCGGGCGTGCACCCCACCGCGTTCACCCGTGACCCGGCCGCATTCACCCATCTGATCAAGGACCCGGCCCGTACCGAGGCCGACGACGAGGGGAACCTCAAGTGA
- a CDS encoding helix-turn-helix transcriptional regulator, with product MAIAKAERLMNLALCLLGTRRPLSKRELRDSIEAYVEAVKPEKGAAGSDDSFNRMFERDKDDLRELGLVIETVENIDGEVGYLARRDSNRLPPITLDAEEAAALGLAAKVWQQARLAGAASGALQKLRAAGLPEDVDPYEAHGALEPRIPVHEAAFEPLMLACRDRRPVVFEYRKATAAHPETRHVEPWALECWRGHWYLAGWDRDRAAERVFRLSRITGRVRARTGRFGAEVPDVVTVRETVASWAGETADRSALIRLRSGAGYPLRARAASVREGEDGWDELEIPYGHGLDAWLVEFGPDVVVLEPAELRADVVDRLRAVAKG from the coding sequence ATGGCCATTGCCAAGGCCGAGCGGCTGATGAACCTGGCGCTGTGTCTGCTGGGGACGAGGCGGCCGCTCAGCAAGCGCGAGCTTCGCGATTCCATCGAGGCGTACGTCGAGGCCGTGAAGCCGGAGAAGGGCGCGGCCGGGTCCGACGACTCCTTCAACCGGATGTTCGAGCGCGACAAGGACGACCTGCGCGAGCTGGGCCTGGTCATCGAGACCGTGGAGAACATCGACGGCGAGGTCGGCTACCTGGCCCGCCGCGACAGCAACCGGCTCCCGCCGATCACCCTCGACGCCGAGGAGGCCGCGGCCCTCGGGCTGGCCGCCAAGGTCTGGCAGCAGGCCAGGCTCGCGGGGGCGGCGAGCGGCGCCCTGCAGAAGCTGCGCGCGGCCGGACTCCCCGAGGACGTCGACCCGTACGAGGCCCACGGTGCCCTGGAGCCGCGCATCCCGGTGCACGAGGCCGCGTTCGAGCCCCTGATGCTGGCCTGCCGCGACCGCCGGCCCGTGGTCTTCGAGTACCGCAAGGCGACCGCCGCCCACCCCGAGACCCGGCACGTCGAGCCATGGGCGCTGGAGTGCTGGCGGGGGCACTGGTACCTGGCGGGCTGGGACCGCGACCGCGCGGCGGAGCGGGTCTTCCGGCTGTCGCGGATCACCGGCAGGGTGCGCGCCCGCACCGGGCGGTTCGGCGCCGAGGTCCCCGACGTCGTCACGGTCCGCGAGACCGTCGCGAGCTGGGCGGGCGAGACCGCCGACCGCAGCGCCCTGATCCGGCTGCGCTCGGGCGCGGGCTACCCGTTGCGGGCCCGTGCCGCTTCCGTACGGGAAGGCGAGGACGGCTGGGACGAGTTGGAGATCCCGTACGGGCACGGGCTGGACGCCTGGCTGGTGGAGTTCGGGCCCGACGTGGTGGTCCTGGAACCCGCCGAGCTGCGGGCCGACGTGGTGGACCGGCTGCGTGCCGTGGCCAAGGGTTGA
- a CDS encoding diacylglycerol kinase, whose amino-acid sequence MTSEITLFVNPTAGRGRGARAARPAASALRAAGFQVRTVMGENPEDALARARAAVADGTGALVAVGGDGMVNLALHAVAGTDTPLGLVPAGTGNDFARALGLPIRDPDAAGRVVAEGLREDRIRAIDLGRVGDRWFGTVLASGFDSRVNDRGNRMRWPSGRLKYDVAMIAELAAFRPFPYRITLDDGAVTEIEATLVAVGNGPSYGGGMRICPGADPGDGLFDVTVVGDCSRTTLLRVFPTVYRGGHVGHPKVSVHRASQVELMAEGITGYADGEPLGPLPLTARCIPGAVRVVVP is encoded by the coding sequence GTGACCAGCGAGATCACTCTCTTCGTCAACCCCACCGCGGGCCGCGGCCGGGGCGCCCGAGCGGCGCGGCCGGCCGCTTCCGCGTTGCGGGCGGCAGGATTCCAGGTGCGTACGGTCATGGGGGAGAACCCCGAGGACGCACTCGCCCGCGCCCGCGCCGCCGTCGCGGACGGCACCGGCGCCCTGGTCGCCGTCGGCGGCGACGGCATGGTGAACCTCGCCCTGCACGCCGTCGCGGGCACGGACACCCCGCTCGGCCTCGTCCCGGCCGGCACCGGGAACGACTTCGCCCGTGCCCTCGGACTGCCGATACGCGACCCGGACGCCGCGGGCCGGGTGGTCGCCGAAGGCCTCAGGGAGGACCGCATCAGGGCGATCGACCTCGGCCGGGTCGGCGACCGGTGGTTCGGCACGGTCCTGGCCTCCGGCTTCGACTCCCGGGTCAACGACCGCGGCAACCGCATGAGGTGGCCGTCCGGCCGCCTCAAGTACGACGTGGCGATGATCGCCGAACTGGCCGCCTTCCGGCCGTTCCCGTACCGGATCACGCTGGACGACGGCGCCGTCACGGAGATCGAGGCGACCCTGGTGGCGGTCGGCAACGGACCGTCCTACGGCGGCGGGATGCGGATCTGCCCCGGCGCCGATCCCGGCGACGGGCTGTTCGACGTCACGGTGGTCGGCGACTGCAGCCGTACGACGCTGCTGCGGGTCTTTCCGACGGTGTACCGGGGCGGGCACGTCGGCCATCCCAAGGTCTCCGTGCACCGCGCCTCGCAGGTCGAGCTCATGGCGGAGGGGATCACCGGCTACGCGGACGGGGAACCGCTCGGCCCGCTGCCGCTGACCGCCCGGTGCATACCCGGCGCCGTCCGGGTCGTGGTCCCCTGA